One Methylophilus sp. TWE2 DNA segment encodes these proteins:
- a CDS encoding DUF177 domain-containing protein codes for MARYQELARQQKSIEGELMLMSLPRLHEALKELGVADVDAFSTLRVRYQLQGLPPRYFGEVSLPMLALSLQTELPLVCQRCFAPMPQAMDLQFEFALCDEPPEALLEDEQVDWLDTQEESSVESLVEDELLMALPIAVMHEEACADLQQTAGDKPNPFAVLKQLKLDK; via the coding sequence ATGGCACGATACCAGGAGCTGGCCCGGCAGCAAAAAAGCATAGAAGGGGAGTTGATGCTTATGTCGCTGCCGCGTTTGCATGAAGCTTTGAAGGAGCTGGGTGTGGCCGACGTTGACGCGTTCTCGACGTTGCGTGTGCGCTATCAGTTGCAAGGATTGCCTCCTCGCTATTTCGGCGAGGTGTCATTGCCCATGCTGGCGCTGTCTCTACAAACTGAGCTGCCTCTCGTTTGCCAGCGCTGTTTTGCCCCCATGCCGCAAGCCATGGATTTGCAGTTTGAGTTTGCATTGTGCGATGAGCCACCAGAGGCTTTATTGGAGGATGAGCAGGTGGACTGGCTGGATACCCAGGAGGAGTCCTCAGTGGAGTCTCTGGTGGAGGATGAGTTGCTGATGGCGTTGCCTATTGCTGTGATGCATGAAGAGGCTTGTGCGGATCTGCAGCAAACAGCGGGCGACAAGCCCAATCCGTTTGCGGTGTTAAAGCAGTTAAAACTGGACAAGTAA
- the rpmF gene encoding 50S ribosomal protein L32, with amino-acid sequence MAVQQNKKTPSKRGMHRSHDFLTNPPLAIEPTTGEVHLRHHVSPNGFYRGRKVMPAKGE; translated from the coding sequence ATGGCAGTTCAGCAAAACAAAAAGACACCGTCCAAGCGTGGTATGCACCGCTCCCACGACTTTTTGACAAACCCACCATTGGCGATTGAGCCAACGACTGGTGAAGTACATTTGCGTCATCACGTAAGCCCTAACGGTTTTTACCGTGGCCGTAAAGTGATGCCAGCAAAAGGCGAATAA
- the plsX gene encoding phosphate acyltransferase PlsX: protein MTTGQHKHSQEVVIAIDAMGGDHGPHVTVPAAVRILNENPNLNIILVGLQDAIEAELKVLRQAASPRLRVHHASEVVLMDESPQSAMKNKKDSSMRVAINMVKTGEAQACVSAGNTGALMATARFVLKTLPGIDRPAIASTLPSEKGSTFMLDLGANADCTAEHLYQFAIMGAMVVSCLSNKPNPTVGLLNIGSEDIKGNEVAKQAAELLRGSHLNFYGNVEGDDIFKGTTDVVVCDGFVGNVSLKTTEGLAHMMGKFLTQEFKRNWLTKLMALGAFPVLKAFKRRLDPRRYNGASFLGLRGIVVKSHGGADSVGFYHAIHVAMEEAQSGILKRIQSQLEIEHLTTSEPS, encoded by the coding sequence ATGACAACTGGTCAACATAAGCATTCACAAGAAGTAGTGATTGCCATTGATGCCATGGGGGGAGATCACGGTCCACATGTGACTGTGCCTGCGGCTGTTCGAATTCTGAACGAAAATCCTAATCTCAATATCATCCTGGTCGGCTTGCAAGACGCCATTGAGGCGGAATTAAAGGTTTTGCGCCAGGCAGCAAGCCCGCGTTTGCGCGTGCATCATGCCAGTGAAGTCGTGCTAATGGATGAATCTCCACAAAGTGCCATGAAGAACAAAAAAGATTCTTCCATGCGTGTCGCCATCAATATGGTGAAGACTGGCGAAGCGCAAGCATGTGTGAGTGCCGGTAATACCGGTGCGCTGATGGCGACAGCAAGATTTGTACTCAAAACCCTGCCTGGCATTGATCGCCCTGCCATTGCTTCTACTTTGCCATCTGAAAAAGGCAGTACCTTCATGCTGGATCTCGGCGCGAATGCGGATTGCACTGCGGAGCATTTATACCAGTTTGCCATTATGGGGGCCATGGTGGTGAGCTGTCTTAGCAATAAGCCTAATCCAACCGTCGGGTTGCTGAATATCGGCTCAGAAGATATTAAGGGCAATGAAGTGGCTAAGCAGGCTGCCGAGTTGTTGCGTGGCAGCCATTTAAATTTCTATGGGAATGTAGAGGGTGACGATATCTTCAAAGGTACGACCGATGTGGTGGTCTGTGATGGGTTTGTCGGGAACGTCTCGCTCAAAACCACTGAAGGATTGGCGCATATGATGGGCAAGTTTCTCACCCAGGAGTTCAAGCGTAACTGGCTGACCAAGCTGATGGCACTCGGTGCTTTCCCTGTGTTGAAAGCGTTCAAGCGGCGCTTGGATCCTCGTCGGTACAACGGTGCAAGTTTTCTTGGTTTGCGCGGTATCGTGGTGAAAAGTCATGGTGGTGCCGACAGTGTCGGTTTTTACCATGCCATCCATGTGGCGATGGAAGAGGCGCAAAGCGGTATATTGAAACGTATCCAGTCGCAGCTCGAAATTGAACACCTGACTACTTCAGAGCCTTCCTGA
- a CDS encoding beta-ketoacyl-ACP synthase III, with translation MIYARIAGTGSYLPPTILTNAELEKLVDTTDEWIFARTGIKQRHRVTDERTSDLATQAARNAIESAGIQAQEIDLIIVATTTPDKLFPSVATMVQRKLGISGCPAFDVQAVCSGFVYALTTANHFIRSGQHKNVLVIGADTFTRITDYTDRSNCILWGDGAGAVILQSSDQPGILSTHIHADGNYENYLHVPRNPDGPDTVVMEGNPVFKIAVNTLDQIVDETLEANHMQKSDIDWLVPHQANIRILQATAKKLDMPMDKVVVTVDRHGNTSAASIPLALDVAVRDGRIQRGQTLLMEAFGGGFTWGSALVKY, from the coding sequence ATGATTTACGCACGAATCGCAGGGACGGGAAGTTACCTGCCACCCACTATTTTAACGAATGCCGAGCTGGAAAAATTGGTTGATACCACTGATGAGTGGATCTTCGCCCGTACCGGTATCAAGCAGCGCCATCGCGTGACAGATGAGCGTACCAGCGACCTGGCAACCCAGGCTGCACGCAATGCGATTGAATCCGCTGGAATCCAGGCACAGGAAATAGACTTGATCATTGTCGCAACAACGACACCAGATAAATTATTTCCTAGCGTTGCCACCATGGTACAACGCAAACTGGGCATCTCTGGCTGCCCGGCTTTTGATGTGCAGGCAGTGTGTAGTGGTTTTGTCTACGCACTCACGACTGCCAATCATTTTATCCGCTCTGGCCAGCATAAAAACGTCCTTGTGATCGGGGCCGATACCTTTACCCGTATCACAGACTACACTGATCGCAGCAACTGTATCCTGTGGGGTGATGGTGCTGGTGCCGTCATTTTGCAAAGCAGTGATCAACCAGGCATCCTGTCCACGCACATTCATGCAGATGGCAATTACGAAAACTACCTACATGTCCCGCGTAATCCTGATGGCCCTGATACTGTGGTCATGGAAGGCAATCCGGTATTCAAGATTGCCGTCAATACCTTAGATCAGATTGTGGACGAAACGCTGGAAGCCAATCACATGCAAAAATCCGATATCGACTGGCTGGTGCCGCATCAGGCCAATATACGAATTTTGCAGGCGACTGCCAAAAAACTAGATATGCCTATGGATAAGGTTGTGGTGACAGTAGACCGCCATGGCAACACTTCGGCTGCGTCTATCCCTCTGGCTTTGGACGTTGCGGTACGTGATGGACGTATCCAGCGAGGGCAGACCTTGCTGATGGAAGCGTTTGGTGGTGGCTTTACCTGGGGTTCTGCCCTAGTTAAATATTAA
- the fabD gene encoding ACP S-malonyltransferase, whose product MSKFAFFFPGQGSQSVGMMQGLETHAIVKQTFDEASAVLGVDFWKMATEANDEINLTENTQPIMLTAGVATWRVYQSLGGKLPDAMAGHSLGEYTALVAANAISFADALPLVKFRAQVMQQAVPEGQGAMAAILGLDDETVRAVCNEAAQGQVVQAVNFNSPGQVVIAGDKVAVERGMELAKAKGAKRALPLPVSVPSHCDLMKPAADKLRDYLQNVNVQAPEVPVLHNADVAAYSDPDKIKDALVRQLYSPVRWVETVQQLASQEVLNAAECGPGKVLAGLAKRIVAEMTCVAMVNDESVQTFVAQ is encoded by the coding sequence ATGTCTAAATTTGCTTTTTTCTTCCCTGGCCAAGGTTCACAATCCGTGGGCATGATGCAGGGACTCGAAACACATGCCATTGTCAAACAAACGTTTGATGAGGCGTCTGCCGTGCTTGGTGTTGATTTCTGGAAAATGGCTACAGAAGCCAATGACGAAATCAATCTGACCGAAAATACACAGCCTATCATGCTCACTGCAGGCGTCGCCACCTGGCGTGTTTACCAGTCCCTGGGTGGGAAATTGCCCGACGCCATGGCCGGCCACAGCCTGGGTGAATATACTGCACTGGTGGCAGCTAACGCTATTTCATTTGCAGATGCCTTGCCACTGGTGAAATTCCGCGCGCAAGTGATGCAACAAGCAGTGCCTGAAGGGCAGGGCGCGATGGCGGCAATCTTAGGCCTGGATGACGAGACCGTGCGCGCAGTGTGTAATGAAGCTGCGCAAGGGCAGGTAGTGCAGGCAGTGAACTTTAACTCCCCCGGCCAGGTAGTGATCGCCGGCGATAAAGTCGCTGTAGAGCGGGGCATGGAACTGGCTAAGGCAAAAGGCGCAAAACGTGCGTTGCCATTGCCTGTCAGTGTGCCGTCGCACTGTGACCTGATGAAGCCAGCAGCGGATAAATTGCGTGATTATTTGCAGAATGTAAATGTACAGGCACCTGAGGTCCCTGTGCTGCATAATGCAGATGTCGCCGCGTACAGCGATCCCGACAAGATTAAAGATGCATTGGTGCGCCAGTTATATAGTCCTGTGCGTTGGGTTGAAACGGTACAGCAACTCGCTTCACAAGAGGTGTTGAATGCAGCTGAATGTGGGCCAGGCAAAGTGCTGGCGGGTTTAGCCAAGCGCATTGTGGCCGAGATGACCTGCGTGGCAATGGTCAATGATGAGTCTGTGCAAACGTTTGTTGCACAATAA
- the fabG gene encoding 3-oxoacyl-ACP reductase FabG — protein sequence MSNQQVALVTGASRGIGAAIAQALGKQGAIVIGTATSASGAEAITAHLKAAGVNGVGMALDVTQPEQIDALLKQIAEQYGDVSILVNNAGITKDTLLMRMKDEDWDAVLNTNLKSVFRMSQAVLRPMMKARQGRIINISSVVGHMGNAGQTNYAAAKAGMTGFTKSMAQEVGSRGITVNCVAPGFIDTDMTAELPEEIKAKMLERIAVGRLGQADEIAATVAFLASPAAAYITGETIHVNGGMYCA from the coding sequence ATGTCTAATCAACAAGTAGCATTGGTCACAGGCGCGAGTCGCGGTATCGGTGCGGCCATTGCGCAAGCACTGGGTAAGCAAGGTGCCATCGTGATTGGCACAGCCACATCCGCCAGTGGTGCTGAGGCGATTACTGCGCATTTGAAAGCCGCAGGCGTAAATGGGGTTGGGATGGCGCTGGATGTGACCCAACCGGAACAAATTGACGCGTTATTGAAGCAGATTGCTGAGCAATATGGCGATGTCAGTATTCTGGTCAACAATGCAGGCATTACCAAAGATACGTTGCTGATGCGCATGAAAGACGAAGACTGGGATGCGGTTTTAAACACCAATCTGAAATCTGTTTTCCGCATGAGCCAGGCAGTATTGCGCCCCATGATGAAAGCGCGTCAGGGCCGCATCATTAATATTTCCAGTGTGGTGGGTCATATGGGAAACGCCGGCCAGACCAATTATGCGGCGGCTAAAGCGGGTATGACAGGTTTTACCAAGTCTATGGCGCAAGAAGTCGGTAGTCGCGGTATCACGGTGAACTGTGTGGCTCCTGGCTTTATCGACACTGACATGACGGCAGAGTTGCCAGAAGAGATCAAGGCAAAAATGCTGGAACGCATCGCAGTAGGGCGCTTAGGTCAGGCCGATGAAATCGCGGCCACGGTTGCCTTTTTGGCTTCACCTGCGGCCGCTTATATCACAGGCGAAACCATCCATGTCAATGGCGGCATGTACTGTGCTTAA